A part of Salmo trutta chromosome 15, fSalTru1.1, whole genome shotgun sequence genomic DNA contains:
- the LOC115149567 gene encoding uncharacterized protein LOC115149567 translates to MPDAATCERNFPELNHGTRLVVPGFHADGHDLPCQMKFNTRYVEGAGLADGEQMERLWSYLRRCGKVTKEMRPSHLIDLLTDALLHHGKTPEATGLSAIEGFPSNRSCNRGKKGNGRNCTVSSRKLKTMERKNSILHRWSPTSIGSSIKTHVKDYNLRRRGLSSQLLQALVYEDAVQVDSTDWSWRAGGAEDDGEVHLKLRLLVLFVKRSDRLRMMSSLPRCSTRMSRN, encoded by the exons atgccagatgcagcCACATGTGAA AGAAACTTTCCTGAATTGAATCATGGGACCAGATTGGTTGTTCCAGGTTTCCATGCTGATGGACATGACTTGCCATGTCAG ATGAAATTCAACACCCGATATGTGGAAGGTGCTGGACTGGCAGATGGGGAGCAGATGGAGAGGCTGTGGTCGTATCTGAGGCGCTGTGGGAAGGTCACCAAAGAAATGAGGCCGTCCCATCTTATTGACCTCCTGACTGATGCACTTCTCCACCATGGGAAAACGCCAGAGGCTAC TGGACTCTCTGCCATAGAGGGTTTCCCCAGCAACAGAAGTTGCAACAGAGGCAAAAAGGGAAATGGAAGAAATTGCACAGTCTCTTCCAG AAAACTGAAGACGATGGAGAGGAAGAACAGCATCCTCcatcgatggtcccccaccagca TCGGTAGTAGCATAAAAACACATGTGAAGGACTACAACCTGAGGAGACGAGGTTTGTCCTCACAGCTGCTACAGGCCCTGGTGTATGAGGATGCAGTGCAGGTGGACAGCACTGATTGGTCctggagagcaggaggagcagaggaTGATGGGGAGGTGCACCTCAAGCTAAGGCTCTTGGTGCTCTTTGTGAAGAGAAGCGATAGATTGAGGATGATGTCTTCACTGCCAAGATGTTCTACTCGcatgagcaggaactga